A portion of the Kribbella jejuensis genome contains these proteins:
- a CDS encoding AfsR/SARP family transcriptional regulator — MLGPLAMWAADGTPLDIRGVRLRGLLARLALSAGRPVSVETLVDGLWGSEAPSANALQSLVSRLRASLPATESSISVQSGPAGYTLTIGPDCVDALQFEELVRRGRALLTSDPEQAHVLLTQADKLWRGEALTDLRDLPFAAVEADRLAELRLAGAEDLAEAAVSCGHARDLISDLEHLAVTHPLRERVHELLIRALYADGRQAEALTAYERIRTTLADELGADPGSRLRDLHVSVLRGDPVDPAAKSTAVPAPVPSAPRSNLRAPLTSFVGRREDVAELTRLLSNGTRLVTMVGPGGAGKTRLATETGRTLVDQSGDGIWFVELAPLGDAADVAPAVLSALGASEFVDLQPARFAPKHIPTSRAATLRLVEVIGDRRVLLVLDNCEHLVQEVAGLVDSLLASCPRLRVLTTSREPLSIPGEHLHPVGPLALPPEDTVPDEYPAMQLFVDRARAVRPDFQLTDANRQAVAEICRRLDGMPLAIELAAARLRALTPPQIVDRLADRFRLLTSGSRTALPRHQTLRAVVEWSWDLLDPDEQAVARRLSLFSGGATLEAAEQICSDESIPAESVLGVLASLVDKSLVEAAADERSVRYRMLETVRAYGAEQLDASGEYDRFRRAHTAYFSRMLRKARPKLRTAEQIEWIARLTADNENLIDALRTAIDTESARIAVQMVAVLGEYWTMSGRPAEAVNWMQAALAVPGPTVPLDKAEALYLLALGRMSTGDDPGTSFRQAVRGLATVRWMTRRHRILVDSGIGLFTNAVWAAIRRDKATCFAELEAASRHADPWIRNMGVMTSAMFRENEGEVDEMAANLTVALAGFREIGDRFGTSMALRGLAGYQSSTGDHVAALASLTEALQLIEELGTSEGVGQLLGSGAMSRLELGDHDGARADLERALRLSEETGSRAGEAMAFMGLSKVEFRLGHIEEARELAERAYATLDLEAERMAPHGQAVMLGQLSRIYATTGDVEKAQDCARQAIGLALGTEDMPVAAAVVEIGLHADLLTSKPEEVARVLGLAATMKGLRTIPDADVQRLVDELRDALGAEGYETAYAAGAAVPRDEALAEIRKRYLTGDQLDGEVP; from the coding sequence GTGCTTGGGCCTCTCGCGATGTGGGCGGCCGACGGGACTCCGCTCGACATCCGCGGCGTACGCCTGCGCGGGCTGCTCGCGCGGCTCGCACTGAGTGCGGGCCGGCCGGTCAGCGTCGAGACGCTGGTCGACGGGTTGTGGGGCAGCGAGGCACCGAGTGCGAACGCACTGCAGTCCCTGGTCTCCCGGCTGCGCGCGAGTCTGCCCGCCACCGAGTCGAGCATCTCGGTCCAGTCCGGCCCGGCCGGGTACACGCTGACGATCGGTCCGGACTGCGTCGACGCCCTCCAGTTCGAGGAGCTGGTACGGCGCGGTCGTGCGCTGCTCACGTCCGACCCGGAGCAGGCGCACGTGCTGCTCACGCAGGCCGACAAGCTCTGGCGTGGTGAGGCCCTGACCGACCTGCGCGACCTCCCGTTCGCGGCGGTCGAGGCAGATCGCCTCGCCGAGCTGCGGCTGGCCGGCGCGGAGGACCTGGCGGAGGCGGCGGTCAGCTGCGGCCACGCCCGCGACCTGATCTCCGATCTCGAACACCTCGCCGTCACCCATCCGCTCCGCGAGCGCGTCCACGAGCTGCTCATCCGCGCCCTGTACGCCGACGGCCGGCAGGCGGAGGCGTTGACGGCGTACGAACGGATCCGCACCACGCTGGCCGACGAGCTGGGCGCTGACCCGGGCAGCCGGCTGCGCGACCTCCACGTGTCGGTGCTGCGTGGCGACCCGGTAGACCCTGCCGCCAAGAGCACTGCCGTACCGGCTCCTGTTCCGTCAGCACCCCGTAGCAACCTGCGGGCTCCGCTGACGAGCTTTGTCGGTCGCCGTGAGGACGTGGCCGAGCTGACTCGTCTGTTGAGCAACGGGACCCGGCTGGTCACCATGGTCGGCCCGGGCGGTGCAGGCAAGACCAGACTGGCCACGGAGACCGGCAGGACTCTCGTCGACCAGTCCGGCGACGGCATCTGGTTCGTGGAGCTCGCACCACTGGGCGACGCAGCAGACGTAGCACCAGCGGTCCTGTCCGCGCTGGGCGCCAGCGAGTTCGTGGACCTCCAACCGGCCCGCTTTGCGCCCAAGCACATCCCCACGAGCCGTGCTGCGACGCTGCGACTCGTCGAAGTCATCGGCGATCGCCGCGTCCTGCTGGTGTTGGACAACTGCGAGCACCTCGTCCAGGAGGTCGCCGGGCTCGTCGACTCGCTGCTGGCGTCCTGCCCGCGGCTGCGCGTACTCACGACGAGCCGGGAGCCGCTGAGCATCCCTGGTGAACACCTGCACCCAGTCGGACCGCTCGCGCTGCCGCCCGAGGACACCGTGCCCGACGAATACCCAGCGATGCAGCTGTTCGTCGACCGTGCTCGCGCCGTACGCCCTGACTTCCAGCTGACCGACGCCAACCGGCAGGCGGTCGCGGAGATCTGCCGACGGCTGGACGGCATGCCCCTGGCGATCGAGCTCGCCGCAGCCCGTCTGCGTGCGCTCACACCGCCGCAGATCGTGGACCGGCTGGCGGACCGCTTCCGGCTGCTCACCAGCGGCTCACGGACCGCCCTGCCGCGCCACCAGACGCTGCGGGCCGTGGTGGAGTGGAGCTGGGACCTGCTGGACCCGGACGAGCAGGCGGTCGCGCGCCGGCTCTCCCTGTTCTCCGGCGGCGCAACCCTCGAGGCGGCCGAGCAGATCTGCAGCGACGAGTCCATTCCCGCGGAGTCGGTCCTCGGCGTCCTCGCGTCCCTTGTCGACAAGTCGCTCGTCGAAGCCGCCGCCGACGAGCGGTCCGTGCGGTACCGGATGCTCGAGACGGTCCGTGCGTACGGCGCCGAGCAACTCGACGCCTCCGGTGAGTACGACCGCTTCCGGCGGGCGCACACGGCGTACTTCAGCCGGATGCTCCGCAAGGCGCGGCCGAAGCTGCGGACCGCTGAGCAGATCGAGTGGATCGCCCGCCTGACCGCCGACAACGAGAACCTGATCGACGCGCTCCGGACCGCGATCGACACCGAGTCGGCGCGGATCGCCGTCCAGATGGTCGCCGTGCTCGGTGAGTACTGGACGATGAGCGGCCGCCCGGCCGAAGCGGTCAACTGGATGCAGGCCGCGCTCGCGGTACCAGGTCCGACCGTGCCGCTGGACAAAGCCGAGGCGCTGTACCTGCTGGCGCTCGGGCGGATGTCGACCGGTGACGACCCGGGCACGTCGTTCCGGCAGGCGGTCCGCGGGCTGGCGACGGTGCGCTGGATGACGCGCCGGCACCGGATCCTCGTCGACTCCGGCATCGGCTTGTTCACCAACGCGGTCTGGGCCGCGATCCGGCGGGACAAGGCGACCTGCTTCGCCGAACTCGAGGCCGCCTCCCGGCACGCCGATCCGTGGATCCGGAACATGGGCGTGATGACCAGCGCGATGTTCCGGGAGAACGAGGGCGAGGTCGACGAGATGGCGGCCAACCTGACGGTCGCGCTGGCCGGCTTCCGCGAGATCGGCGACCGGTTCGGTACGTCGATGGCGCTGCGCGGTCTCGCCGGGTACCAGAGCAGCACCGGCGACCACGTCGCTGCGCTGGCGTCGCTGACCGAGGCGCTCCAGCTGATCGAGGAGCTCGGTACGAGCGAAGGCGTCGGCCAACTGCTCGGCAGCGGCGCGATGAGCCGGCTCGAGCTCGGCGACCACGACGGCGCCCGCGCCGACCTGGAGCGGGCCCTGCGCTTGTCCGAGGAGACCGGGTCCCGCGCCGGCGAAGCGATGGCGTTCATGGGGTTGTCCAAGGTGGAGTTCCGGCTCGGTCACATCGAGGAGGCGCGCGAGCTCGCCGAGCGTGCGTACGCCACGCTCGACCTCGAGGCCGAACGGATGGCGCCGCACGGACAGGCCGTGATGCTCGGCCAGCTCAGCCGGATCTACGCGACCACCGGCGACGTGGAGAAGGCGCAGGACTGTGCCCGGCAGGCGATCGGGCTCGCGCTCGGCACCGAGGACATGCCGGTCGCGGCGGCCGTCGTGGAGATCGGGCTGCACGCCGACCTGCTGACGAGCAAGCCGGAGGAGGTCGCGCGAGTGCTCGGCCTGGCCGCCACCATGAAGGGCCTGCGGACGATCCCGGACGCCGACGTGCAGCGGCTCGTCGACGAACTTCGCGATGCCCTGGGCGCCGAAGGGTACGAGACGGCGTACGCGGCCGGCGCCGCCGTACCGCGCGACGAAGCCCTCGCCGAGATCCGCAAACGCTACCTAACCGGTGATCAGCTGGACGGCGAGGTCCCGTAA